Proteins from one Podospora pseudocomata strain CBS 415.72m chromosome 4, whole genome shotgun sequence genomic window:
- the TYS1 gene encoding Tyrosine--tRNA ligase cytoplasmic (COG:J; EggNog:ENOG503NUQ1): MRDRPRRSSFAPPKLESTVVLDLWNTLSLGHLFNPLTFFFLSAHTRGQGRDEGRNRKLVVTMAADNSNVKERFALIKENLAEFLNEEIIKKVVDEGGHPKIYWGTATTGRPHCGYLVPAIKMAQFLAAGCELTVLLADIHGFLDNLKAPLELVMHRAEFYRYTISTLLGAVGVSTEKLKIVLGSSYQKSAEYVMDVYKMASIISEHDAKKAGAEIVKQTDNAPLSGLLYPILQVLDEQYLDVDAQFGGVDQRKLFIAAKEWLPKLGYKERAHLMNPMVPGLHGGKMSSSDPDSKIDLLDSPETVAKKIKKAHAAPQVTEDNGLLAFIEYVLLPASGLRGKKEFKVERERDGLETLVYEDIEKIREDYKNDILTPQLIKPAITRDLNALLAPIQEAFKNNKEWQEIAEKAYPPPPKKEKKVKNKGTRYPGGGKAEEKALPVRTNGDAPAEATEAAPSAQ, encoded by the exons ATGCGCGACCGGCCGAGACGGTCTTCTTTTGCCCCACCAAAACTTGAGTCAACGGTGGTTCTCGATCTCTGGAACACACTTTCCCTTGGACACCTTTTCAACCCattgactttttttttcctttctgcGCATACTCGAGGCCAGGGACGGGACGAAGGAAGGAACAGAAAACTAGTAGTGACAATGGCGGccgacaacagcaacgtgAAAGAGAGGTTCGctctcatcaaggagaacctGGCCGAGTTCCTCAATGAGgagatcatcaagaaggttgttgatgaggggggcCATCCCAAGATTTACTGGG GCACGGCAACCACGGGCCGCCCTCACTGCGGCTACCTCGTCCCCGCCATCAAGATGGCCCAGTTCCTCGCCGCCGGCTGCGAGCTGACGGTCCTCCTCGCCGACATCCACGGcttcctcgacaacctcaaggccCCCCTCGAGCTGGTAATGCACCGCGCCGAGTTTTACCGctacaccatctccaccctcctcggcgccgtcgGCGTCTCGaccgagaagctcaagattGTGCTCGGGTCGTCGTACCAAAAGTCGGCCGAGTACGTCATGGATGTGTACAAGATGGCCTCGATCATTTCGGAGCATGACGCGAAAAAGGCGGGCGCGGAGATTGTCAAGCAGACGGATAACGCGCCGCTGAGTGGGCTGCTGTACCCGAttttgcaggtgctggatGAGCAGTATCTTGATGTGGATGCGCAGTTTGGTGGGGTCGATCAGAGAAAGTTGTTTATTGCTGCGAAGGAGTGGTTGCCCAAGTTGGGTTACAAGGAGAGGGCGCATTTGATGAACCCGATGGTGCCTGGGTTGCATGGGGGGAAGATGAGCTCGAGTGATCCGGATAGCAAGATTGACTTGTTGGACTCGCCGGAGACGGTGGCTaaaaagatcaagaaggcgcATGCGGCGCCGCAGGTGACGGAGGATAATGGGTTGTTGGCTTTTATTGAGTATGTGCTGCTGCCGGCGAGcgggttgagggggaagaaggagttcaaggtggagagagagagggatgggttggagacGTTGGTTTATGAGGATATTGAGAAGATTAGGGAGGATTACAAGAATGATATC TTGACGCCACAATTGATCAAGCCTGCGATCACAAGAGACTTGAATGCTCTTTTGGCACCTATCCAGGAGGCgttcaagaacaacaaggaGTGGCAGGAGATTGCCGAGAAGGcctaccctcctccaccaaagaaggagaagaaggtcaagaacAAGGGGACACGCTACCCCGGCGGtggcaaggctgaggagaaggcgTTGCCAGTGAGGACAAACGGTGATGCGCCTGCGGAAGCTACGGAGGCTGCTCCATCTGCTCAATAG
- the ARE2_2 gene encoding Sterol O-acyltransferase 2 (Sterol-ester synthase 2) (COG:I; EggNog:ENOG503NXII), which produces MAVLANGEDNGAMDSTVAFNGFHHGRNSGSEAARPGISSIESSTTTSEEEFGADLSLSRQKTVAAQSCRDDYQPSTPPSSFSQPTPSTPPLTPKSTTPVVKSEQNERKHHHLHHHKQFTTPIFTPSLTTFDRHNPLATSSPFFGFYTLFWMSVFLFVVKIGADNWREYGNVLGTHEILSTMFAPGKEVVVLGLADGVMCGLTGVGLVIQRGVVLRRGVNWDGSGWVIQHVWQTGFMAGVVGFTLWRGWPWTHTVFFVMHGVVMVMKMHSFGFYNGYLSGLWKRREGLKGKVERLEKGVITEGVASSVEKADNTATTTTRRRHGEGEETDTLKEVNMLKSEIEALTEELKGKATDPSRAYPNNLTVWNHYEYIVFPTVVYELEYPRSNKINVYYALEKLVACFGIIFVMIMISQAFIYPVVMQTVEMKAQNMPLAERFKQFPWMLLDLIFPFMMEYLLVWYLIWETILNFLAEITYFADRSFYDAWWNCVSWDQFARDWNRPVHNFLLRHVYHSSISAFKVNRHTATLITFGLSACVHELVMWCIFKKLRGYLLVLQMCQLPLVRLSRTRWLKNRATLGNMIFWLGIFTGPSVLCSLYLIL; this is translated from the exons ATGGCGGTGCTAGCCAACGGTGAGGATAACGGTGCGATGGATTCGACGGTGGCATTCAACGGCTTTCATCATGGCCGCAACTCCGGGTCGGAGGCGGCTCGGCCGGGGATATCGTCGATTGAGAGCTCGACTACTACgagtgaggaggagtttggggcgGATTTATCGCTTTCGAGGCAGAAGACAGTTGCTGCGCAGTCTTGTCGCGATGACTACCAGCCgtcgacaccaccatcgtCGTTTTctcaaccaacaccatcgaCGCCACCCCTCACACCTAAGTCTACTACCCCTGTTGTCAAATCAGAGCAAAATGAGAGGAAACAccatcaccttcaccaccacaaacaaTTCACCACCCCGATCTTCACCCCCTCGTTGACAACATTTGACCGGCACAATCCCCTCGCCACCTCGTCCCCGTTCTTCGGATTTTACACCCTGTTTTGGATGTCTGTTTTTTTGTTCGTGGTCAAGATTGGGGCGGATAACTGGAGGGAATATGGCAATGTGCTTGGGACGCATGAGATCCTGTCGACGATGTTTGCTCctgggaaggaggtggtggtgttgggtctGGCGGACGGAGTGATGTGTGGGTTGactggggttgggttggttaTACaacggggggtggtgttgaggaggggggtgaattGGGATGGGTCCGGGTGGGTGATTCAGCATGTTTGGCAGACGGGGTTTatggctggggtggtgggttttactctttggagggggtggccgTGGACGCATACGGTTTTTTTTGTTATGCatggggttgtgatggtgatgaagatgcaTAGTTTTGGGTTTTATAATGGGTATTTGTctgggttgtggaagaggagggaggggttgaaggggaaggtggagaggttggaaaagggggtgatAACTGAGGGAGTTGCCAGCTCTGTTGAGAAGGCGGATAacaccgcaacaacaacaactcgaAGACGgcatggggaaggggaagaaacTGATACGCTCAAGGAAGTCAACATGCTCAAAAGTGAAATCGAGGCTCTTACtgaggagctcaagggcAAGGCAACAGATCCGTCGAGGGCATACCCGAATAACCTCACCGTCTGGAACCACTACGAGTACATTGTCTTCCCGACGGTAGTCTACGAACTCGAATACCCCCGCTCCAACAAAATCAACGTCTACTACGCCCTCGAGAAACTGGTCGCCTGCTTCGGCATCATCTTTGTCATGATCATGATCTCCCAGGCGTTTATCTACCCGGTCGTGATGCAGACTGTGGAGATGAAGGCGCAGAACATGCCCCTGGCCGAACGATTCAAGCAGTTTCCCTGGATGCTGCTGGACCTGATCTTCCCGTTCATGATGGAGTACCTGCTGGTGTGGTATTTGATCTGGGAGACCATCTTGAACTTTTTGGCCGAGATCACGTACTTTGCCGACAGGAGCTTCTATGATGCGTGGTGGAACTGTGTGAGCTGGGATCAGTTTGCGAGGGACTGGAACAGGCCGGTGCATAATTTCTTGCTGAGGCATGTTTATCATAGCTCCATCTCGGCGTTCAAGGTCAACAGGCATACGGCGACGCTGATTACGTTTGGGCTGTCGGCTTGTGTGCATGAgctggtgatgtggtgtATTTTTAAGAAGTTGAGGGGGTacttgttggtgttgcagATGTGCCAGTTGCCG ttggtgaggttgagtaGGACCAGATGGCTCAAGAATAGAGCAACGCTTGGGAATATGATATTCTGGCTGGGGATATTCACTGGGCCGAGTGTGCTGTGTAGTCTGTATCTAATTCTGTAA
- a CDS encoding hypothetical protein (COG:A; EggNog:ENOG503P5UX) — MSRNGTTLYVTGFSHGTRARDLAYEFERYGRLVRCDIPAPRSASSRLFAFVEYEDRRDADDAYHDMHNKRIGRDDILKIEWARTPPSASWRFDRNERDGRPRRSSPRRRSPSPRRSTRDYSPRKDDRRERDRDRDYDRDRRDTRDRSRSPDRERDRDVKEDRDREDRDRRENGTNGDDRKALDSPERAAHDDLDIAE; from the exons atgtctCGCAACGGCACTACCCTTTACGTGACCGGTTTCAGCCACGGAACTCGCGCGCGCGACCTCGCGTACGAATTCGAGCG ATATGGCCGTCTTGTCCGTTGTGACATTCCGGCTCCTCGCTCTGCCTCCAGCAGACT CTTCGCTTTCGTCGAGTACGAGGACCGCCGTGACGCGGACGACGCGTATCATGATATGCACAACAAGCGCATTGGCCGTGATGACATCTTGAAGATTGAG TGGGCTCGCACTCCCCCCTCTGCTTCGTGGAGATTCGACCGCAACGAGCGTGATGGCCGCCCTCGCCGTTCTTctccccgccgccgctcTCCCAGTCCTAGACGCAGCACCCGTGACTACTCTCCCAGAAAGGATGACCGCCGGGAGCGTGATCGCGATAGAGACTACGACCGCGACCGCCGTGACACCCGTGATCGTTCTCGCAGCCCTGATCG TGAGCGGGATCGTGATGTCAAGGAAGACCGCGACCGTGAAGACCGTGACCGCCGCGAGAATGGCACTAACGGTGATGACAGAAAAG CCCTGGACAGCCCTGAACGTGCCGCCCACGACGATCTCGATATTGCCGAGTAA
- a CDS encoding hypothetical protein (EggNog:ENOG503NU65; COG:C) — protein MSAQQSHTPQNATAETQTETNTPTRSTTVATMAPPPPDQLGPTTYVRSFISQPVTAAFMAGGVAGAVSRTVVSPLERLKILFQVQSAGRDAYKLSVGKALMKMWKEEGWRGFMRGNGTNCIRIVPYSAVQFGSYNFYKRRFFERHPDDSLTPLSRLTCGGIAGITSVTVTYPLDIVRTRLSIQSASFAELGERPKKLPGMWQTMAVMYKTEGGFPALYRGIVPTVAGVAPYVGLNFMVYEYVRQYLTLEGEQNPSHVRKLAAGAISGAVAQTCTYPL, from the exons ATGTCGGCGCAACAGTCTCACACACCCCAAAACGCGACAGCAGAAACACAAACCGAgaccaacacccccaccaGGTCAACAACTGTTGCTACGAtggcgccaccaccaccagatcAGCTCGGCCCGACGACCTACGTTCGTTCGTTCATCTCACAACCAGTAACGGCTGCTTTCATGGCTGGCGGAGTGGCGGGTGCTGTGTCGAGAACGGTGGTGTCACCTCTCGAGCGCCTCAAGATTCTGTTCCAGGTCCAGAGCGCGGGGAGGGACGCATACAAGCTCAGTGTGGGCAAAGCGTTGAtgaagatgtggaaggaggagggctggCGCGGGTTTATGAGAGGCAATGGCACGAACTGCATCCGCATCGTGCCTTACTCGGCCGTCCAGTTTGGGAGCTATAATTTCTATAAGAGG AGGTTCTTCGAGAGACATCCCGACGACAGCCTGACGCCCCTGTCCCGCCTGACGTGCGGTGGCATTGCTGGTATTACCTCTGTTACTGTTACCTACCCGCTCGACATCGTGCGAACAAGACTCTCGATTCAGTCCGCGTCCTTTGCCGAGCTGGGTGAAAGACCAAAAAAGCTTCCGGGCATGTGGCAGACCATGGCGGTTATGTACAAGACTGAGGGTGGATTTCCTGCCTTGTACAGGGGTATCGTTCCGACGGTGGCTGGTGTTGCGCCATAC GTCGGTCTGAACTTCATGGTCTACGAATATGTCCGGCAATACTTGACACTGGAAGGCGAGCAGAACCCCAGCCATGTTAGGAAACTGGCCGCTGGTGCGATCTCTGGCGCCGTTGCGCAGACATGCACATACCCATTGTAA
- the RPL18A gene encoding 60S ribosomal protein L18A (COG:J; EggNog:ENOG503NXGM) yields the protein MGIDLRKHHERSTHRKAPKSDNVYLKLLVKLYRFLARRTDAPFNKVVLRRLFMSRINRPPVSLSRIAANLKNGNDKKTIVVVGTVTDDNRLLTVPKTTIAALRFTATARARITAAGGQAITLDQLALEKPTGANTLLLRGPKNSREAFKHFGFGPHKHKKPYVASKGRKFERARGRRRSRGFKV from the exons ATGG GTATCGATCTCCGCAAGCACCACGAGCGGTCCACGCACCGCAAGGCCCCCAAGAGCGACAATGTCTACCTCAAGCTCTTGGTGAAGCTCTACCGCTTCTTGGCTC GCCGCACTGATGCCCCCTTCAACAAAGTCGTCCTCCGCCGCCTGTTCATGTCCCGCATCAACCGcccccccgtctccctctcGCGCATTGCGGCCAACCTCAAGAACGGCAACGACAAGAAGACCATCGTTGTTGTGGGTACCGTCACTGACGACAACCGTCTCTTGACCGTTCCCAAGACCACCATTGCCGCTCTCCGcttcaccgccaccgcccgTGCCCGCATCACTGCTGCCGGCGGCCAGGCCATTACCCTTGACCAGCTGGCTCTGGAGAAGCCCACCGGtgccaacaccctcctcctccgtggCCCCAAGAACTCCCGTGAGGCCTTCAAGCACTTCGGCTTCGGTCCccacaagcacaag AAGCCCTACGTCGCTTCCAAGGGCCGCAAGTTCGAGCGTGCCCGTGGTCGCAGAAGATCTCGTGGCTTCAAGGTCTAA
- a CDS encoding hypothetical protein (EggNog:ENOG503P9CS) produces the protein MPYQKASENGWRQSRFYEPDRDVPDKPWLMLAVARLGPNQQEPHYPLAAFTADCTSGTFLTSCAKALRYFSDPLNYLGTRAELSLAYDFYNQPGPPWPNEGSSQAGHPEFPFIATCLAIAVTREQTATNQNIGHWPLASVYHHFERALHRHMLVIDVSDPAKVRYGIYLHPSRLNRQALWPDGSPSSRPLSVVDFITACAFVNERLYGGSVDEFTDGFKKASAITSRWKVMDVPTLHFGWPFKSSQKPLPPPSLRDQVFRTLVRGAAEMEDVDISVFEHVRAIPNFQNELRRYLIKHSANLGDHQPIAQLIALTVEGQEQLDLTPFNNLSAHSISIVLGNRLSDTPIRAISLCTDTLKSSPSEVLEVLARFPTIQNLYFAKHPRQGDQLRSTELFVEMLKMPSSMTKKHILVADFLSTPLRSARHYGPIPIPSYQIPVDIFPVQHMFVRHQTYGLGRERFWPNYFPMGNLMLQPERFAAGFIQYILRSVQPGSTGVEASEKLFDFCSAPPALNGMNNDYQISQIPLESSAVPLRPGTSRRGEHVGDCWPLVRTLEPNSWIVLVSLHHNRITRDLESWTTRAHHATNWARYAFARMKPRVEVARPPVQLPALDEIEVVGLREFLSITSPETDLDLVDVRLKELEEKAAIPRQQPLPSGVKRLSVMEREEAVGILRDFLNNVEMVKKNLWAFMKENDGELSPPGLWQKNMGLCVVDRR, from the exons ATGCCGTACCAAAAAGCCTCTGAGAACGGCTGGCGCCAGTCCAGGTTCTATGAGCCTGATCGAGATGTTCCAGATAAACCCTGGCTCATGCTTGCTGTGGCCAGACTTGGCCCAAACCAACAAGAACCACATTACCCTCTGGCTGCCTTCACTGCTGACTGCACCTCAGGCACCTTCTTGACAAGCTGTGCCAAAGCTCTCCGCTATTTTTCAGATCCTTTGAATTATCTTGGAACTCGGGCAGAGCTTTCTCTTGCCTACGACTTCTACAACCAGCCTggaccgccatggccgaaCGAAGGATCGTCACAGGCTGGTCACCCAGAGTTCCCCTTCATTGCGACTTGTCTTGCTATCGCTGTCACCCGTGAACAAACGGCCACCAACCAAAACATTGGGCATTGGCCTCTGGCAAGCGTCTACCACCACTTTGAGCGCGCCCTCCATCGTCACATGCTTGTGATCGATGTGTCGGACCCGGCCAAGGTTCGATACGGCATTTATCTTCATCCGTCCCGCCTAAACCGTCAAGCTCTCTGGCCAGATGGCTCTCCCTCGTCAAGACCGCTATCAGTTGTCGATTTTATCACTGCGTGCGCTTTCGTGAACGAACGTTTGTATGGAGGCTCCGTTGATGAGTTTACCGATGGGTTTAAAAAGGCATCAGCAATCACCTCTCGATGGAAAGTAATGGATGTGCCAACGTTGCATT TTGGGTGGCCTTTTAAGTCGTCCCAGAAACCCCTTCCGCCACCATCTCTCCGTGACCAAGTATTCCGAACATTGGTTCGTGGTGCtgccgagatggaggatgtggataTCTCTGTTTTTGAACACGTTCGGGCTATCCCCAACTTTCAGAATGAACTACGACGCTACTTGATCAAACATTCTGCGAATTTGGGCGACCATCAACCCATCGCGCAACTCATTGCCCTGACAGTAGAAGGACAGGAGCAACTCGACCTAACACCTTTCAACAATCTCTCGGCCCACTCTATTTCAATTGTACTGGGCAATCGGTTGTCAGACACCCCCATTAGAGCCATCAGTCTTTGTACCGATACACTCAAAAGCAGCCCATCGGAAGTTCTTGAGGTCCTGGCGCGCTTTCCAACCATACAGAATCTGTATTTTGCCAAACACCCACGCCAAGGGGACCAACTGCGCAGCACCGAGCTTTTCGTCGAGATGCTTAAAATGCCGTCTTCTATGACCAAAAAGCATATCCTAGTCGCAGACTTTCTGTCAACACCATTGCGATCGGCACGACACTACGGACCCATTCCCATACCTAGCTACCAGATTCCTGTCGATATATTCCCAGTCCAGCACATGTTTGTCAGACACCAGACGTACGGACTAGGCCGGGAACGCTTTTGGCCAAACTACTTCCCCATGGGCAACTTGATGCTTCAACCAGAGCGGTTCGCAGCCGGCTTCATCCAGTACATTCTGAGATCAGTACAACCCGGTTCCACCGGGGTCGAGGCCTCTGAAAAGCTCTTTGATTTCTGCTCCGCACCCCCAGCACTGAACGGCATGAACAACGACTACCAAATCAGCCAAATCCCGCTGGAGAGCTCCGCAGTGCCGCTCCGTCCCGGAACTAGCCGGAGAGGCGAACACGTCGGTGACTGCTGGCCACTTGTGCGCACCCTCGAGCCCAACAGCTGGATTGTTTTGGTCTCGTTACACCACAACCGCATCACGAGAGATCTGGAGAGCTGGACGACGCGTGCTCACCACGCTACCAACTGGGCGAGGTACGCGTTTGCCCGGATGAAACCGCGCGTCGAGGTGGCCCGACCGCCGGTGCAGCTGCCTGCTCTTGACGAAATCGAGGTGGTCGGCTTGAGGGAATTTCTGAGCATCACATCTCCAGAAACCGACCTAGATCTTGTGGATGTGAGACTGAAAGAGTTagaggagaaggcggctATTCCACGACAGCAGCCTTTGCCGAGTGGAGTGAAGAGGCTGTCTGTTATGGAGCgtgaggaggcggtgggtaTCTTGAGGGACTTTTTGAATAACGTCgagatggtgaagaagaatCTCTGGGCTTTTATGAAGGAGAATGATGGTGAGTTGTCCCCACCTGGGCTTTGGCAAAAGAATATGGGATTGTGTGTGGTTGACAGAAGGTAA
- a CDS encoding hypothetical protein (COG:S; EggNog:ENOG503PMW8) → MAPAEIGPHITDTYRLRLVTAGHFRPQRASSPQQIHHITWPKNIRISTNHRSTRLTLIMPNPDDGSPSVDSPSPAPVPNDNATTTTTTIPRVASPKGPRRRAPNRTVDGGPPACVKCHGFKMRCIRQPDQKDCNRCINAKIECVPREPGSVGRPRLPRPPGWKRSHYKKGRRLGHQLVQSTSQAAEDLDPESSSPSNSTEATPPEPTSPAKSSAPARYGGPIIGLAGYNALLPNFDDLPHDSPAAAANARGSIYTESTFRAPQQPQPPLHPLFRSTQTPPEPQPSPQPRQQQPTVYAPADQDPIEQLTRLQLQIYQHHTLAKKNEPSIRKDGNKPTGTEPLDTSWINPLFQSASLFHTILSSFAASPPDTATFLMIISIYTRLLQTFDLLVDCIQRYIWWHGICGSPMVQDDKDFISGLSDSVVVTIGGVEVPRSVKGSKVALIDTTRAAHYLTFGLMEKIGGVLDGWVGGEDMVVKKGAMEAVGRLEEKVRENFVRTRWRKMPERGINRLKKGRVRVAKQHLKVLLVPGTGLGRRLEGIGLAAEAVITNSRAVGSTIRLTAGLDPDEGISQLETGVGRGGTAEAGTVDVAPVTPLLAETLDTAAASVDDGVVGHAGGLEALAKGVDVSALVLARVVLGVGGGGELAGGQVPGVPAGHVGGDATELLGAAGGLVGFGELLGAGLEVGVPAKPAAVAGVDVLDDVGKVERLERVGDTVAVAGGRVAAGLNVGVGDQVGERIGLNNERDGGVGVGLKDGGDALTQLLVPVELANLQLTVGSLGSAITAGKIVDDDTEDLVARNLGESGLEPVNIGDGVEPDEGTGVGNLAGGSLEGGVGKVGDGELLDLLAVEVVGVEGVLLEDVGLGVEGDGRGATSLSLGGLVLGGRGRRGNG, encoded by the exons ATGGCACCAGCTGAAATCGGCCCGCATATTACGGATACCTATCGCTTACGGCTAGTGACAGCCGGACATTTCCGCCCACAGCGGGCAAGCAGTCCTCAACAAATCCACCACATCACATGGCCAAAAAACATCCGGATAAGCACAAATCACCGAAGTACAcgcctcaccctcatcatgcCCAATCCTGATGATGGCAGCCCCTCAGTGGACAGCCCATCACCGGCACCCGTCCCAAATGACAAcgcgacaacaacaaccacaacaatcCCCAGGGTCGCGTCGCCAAAGGGCCCGAGGAGACGTGCTCCAAACCGAACAGTTGACGGTGGTCCACCCGCCTGTGTCAAGTGTCATGGATTCAAGATGCGCTGCATTCGCCAACCAGATCAAAAAGACTGCAACCGATGTATCAATGCCAAAATTGAGTGTGTTCCCCGCGAGCCTGGCTCGGTAGGAAGGCCACGACTGCCTCGGCCGCccgggtggaagaggagtcACTACAAAAAAGGCCGGCGACTTGGCCATCAACTTGTGCAATCAACCTCACAAGCGGCTGAAGACCTTGATCCAGAATCATCCTCACCTTCAAATTCAACCGAGGCCACACCCCCAGAACCAACAAGCCCAGCCAAGAGCTCAGCACCAGCTCGATATGGTGGTCCCATCATCGGATTAGCTGGCTACAACGCTCTCTTGCCCAACTTTGACGACCTCCCCCATGACAGCCCGGCCGCTGCCGCTAACGCTCGTGGGAGTATCTACACAGAAAGCACCTTCAGGgcccctcaacaaccacaaccgccGCTTCACCCATTGTTCCGTTCAACTCAGACCCCTCCtgaaccccaaccctcacctcaacctcgacaacaacaacctacCGTCTACGCACCAGCAGATCAAGATCCAATAGAACAACTCACCCGCCTCCAGCTACAAATctaccaacaccacaccctAGCCAAGAAGAACGAGCCCTCCATAAGAAAAGACGGCAACAAACCAACCGGCACTGAACCACTCGACACATCCTGGatcaaccccctctttcAATCAGCCTCCCTTTTCCACACCATCCTCTCTTCCTTTGCCGCATCTCCGCCTGATACAGCAACCTTCCTGATGATAATCTCAATCTACACCCGCCTCTTGCAAACGTTTGACCTTTTGGTGGATTGTATACAACGCTACATATGGTGGCACGGCATCTGTGGCTCGCCTATGGTGCAAGATGACAAGGATTTTATCAGCGGGCTGAGCGATTCGGTGGTTGTTACGAtagggggggtggaggtgccgcGGAGTGTGAAGGGGAGTAAGGTGGCGCTTATAGACACGACGAGGGCGGCACATTACTTGACATTTGGATTGATGGAGAAAATTGGGGGGGTGTTagatgggtgggtgggaggggaggatatggtggtgaagaagggggcgatggaggcggtggggaggttggaggagaaggtgagggagaatTTTGTGCGGACTAGATGGAGGAAGATGCCGGAGCGAGG CATCAACCGTTTAAAGAAGGGAAGGGTTAGAGTTGCGAAGCAACATCTCAAAGTACTCCTGGTGCCAGGCACCGGCCTCGGGCGAAGGCTGGAAGGCATCGGGCTTGCCGCAGAAGCTGTCATAACGAACAGCCGAGCTGTCGGAAGTACCATCCGACTCACCGCCGGGCTTGACCCAGACGAAGGCATCAGCCAGCTCGAGACCGGTGTCGGCCGAGGGGGGACGGCCGAAGCCGGCACCGTCGACGTTGCACCAGTTACCCCACTCCTCGCGGAGACCCTGGACACCGCTGCGGCCAGTGTCGACGATGGCGTGGTTGGGCATGCCGGCGGCCTTGAGGCGCTGGCCAAAGGTGTTGACGTAAGTGCGCTCGTTCTGGCACGAGTTGTACTTGGCgtcggaggcggaggagaacTCGCCGGGGGACAGGTCCCAGGCGTTCCAGCCGGCCACGTTGGTGGCGATGCCACGGAACTGCTTGGGGCTGCCGGCGGCCTTGTAGGCTTTggcgagctcctcggcgCCGGGCTTGAGGTTGGCGTCCCAGCCAAGCCAGCCGCCGTGGCCGGCGTCGATGTACTGGACGACGTTGGGAAGGTTGAGCGTCTTGAGCGCGTAGGCGACACCGTCGCGGTAGCCGGCGGCCGAGTTGCGGCAGGCCTGAACGTCGGAGTTGGTGACCAGGTTGGGGAGCGAATCGGGCTCAATAACGAGCGCGACGGCGGTGTTGGGGTGGGCCTTAAGGATGGAGGCGATGCCTTGACACAGCT TCTTGTACCTGTTGAGCTCGCCAACCTTCAGCTCACCGTTGGAAGCCTTGGCAGCGCAATCACGGCCGGGAAGATCGTAGACGACGACACCGAGGATCTCGTTGCAAGGAACCTCGGCGAGAGCGGGCTCGAGCCTGTCAACATTGGCGATGGTGTCGAGCCAGACGAAGGAACCGGTGTCGGCAACCTTGCGGGCGGCAGCCTCGAGGGAGGGGTCGGAaaggttggggatggcgagCTCCTCGATCTCCTTGCGGTAGAAGTTGTTGGCGTGGAGGGTGTACTGCTTGAAGACGTTGGTCTgggcgttgagggagacggcCGAGGCGCAACCAGCTTGTCTCTTGGTGGGCTTGTCCTGGGTGGTCGGGGAAGGCGCGGCAACGGCTGA